From the Fusobacterium ulcerans ATCC 49185 genome, the window ATATTTAAATGTTCCATTTAAAAAATTATCATATTCTTCAAATACTTTTTCTTTTTTTATCTCAGTCAGAAATCCCAAACTTCCAGCATTTATTGCAATGACATACATTTGAGCTCTGAATATAAAGTGTTTGAATGATCTTAAAAGAGTCCCATCTCCACCTATAACTACAGCAAAATCAGCTTCAGAACTTCTTTCTCCAGAAACAACTTCTATATTTCTTTCACAAAAGTATTCAATACTTTCTTCATATATCTCTTTTGCTATTTTTTTTTCAAAATTATAAATGATGCACACTTTTTTCATCTGCTCTGCCTCCCAAGTTTAAAACATTGGAACAGGGTCTATTGGTTTCAGATTGAACCTCAACTCATAATAAAGATTTGGTTTCCCTTCTGTAGAAAGTCCAAGTACCCCTATTTCTGCACCTTTTCCTACTGTCTGATTCAATTTTACATTAGTAGATATAAGATTTCCATAAACTCCAATCATATTATATCCATAATCTATCATTACCACTTTTCCAAGTCCTTGGAAGTTATCTGAATAAATTACCTTTCCTCCAGAAGAAGCTATTACTTTCCTTCCCATTTGTGCAAGTATTTCTATTCCATTACTCGTTACTCCTTGCTCTTTCTCTTGTTCAAAATTCACCACAATTCTTCCTTCTACAGGTTTTAAAACTTTTCCTAATTTAGAATAAGCCTGACTCTTATTTACTACCTGTTTATCTTCCTTACTTCTAGAAACAATAATCTGTTTAATTTGTTTTTCTATTCTTTCTTTTTCTTTTTGAAGTTTACTTATAGTTTTTACATGTGTAGTTTTTTCATTGTTAAGTCTTGCTATAAGTGAATTTTTTTCTTTTTTCATTCTATCTATATTTTTTAAATTTTGAGCAAGTTTATTTCTAAGGCTGCTTAATTTTAATTTTTCATTTTCAATATCTTTTTTTACTTTTTTTATATCCACTTGCACTGATTGAATATAGTCCATTTTTTTTAAATCTCCATTTAAAAGATTTTTAAAATTCTTTCTTAAAAGAGCTTCTGTTATAATTTCTTCATCTTTGTCATAAACATATCTGTTCCATGCTATCAGTTTAGCTTTGTATTCCAGCTTTTTTCTTTTCATTTCATCAGAGCTTATTGCCAGATTTTTTTCCCCATACTCTATATTTTTTGAAACAGTTTTTATCTCTTCGACTATTTTTTCTCTTTCTTTTTCTATACTTACAATATCCTTTTCAATATCCTTTATTTGTTTAGCTATTTTTTGTTTTTCCACATCAATAGTTTTTATTCTAGTGTTTTTCTGATTTATTTGGCGTTCTATATTTTTTACTTTCTTTTCCATATCTGATACAGAATCTGAAAAAGATAAAACACTAAAAAACATAAAAAACAGAACTACCCTTTTCAAGATTCCTCCTTAGAGGCTCTTTTTAGCTTTAAAGGATTAATCCAAATAAGAATATTTATCATAAGTACAATAAGTCCTTCTATGAGTATTATCTCTCCCAAACTTAATATCAGATATCTAGTGCTTATTTTAAGCATTTGTTCTCTGATATAGATATATCCATTAAAAAATATAAGGGTCCCTATTATAGATGCTGCTGTAAATGGCAGTAAATTTACTTTTTTAGATCTAGCTGCATTTACTCTTTCATCGTGAATTATATCCATATTATTAAGAAATTCTATGGATACTGCATTGTAGAAAATATAATATATCATAGCCATTGAAGGCAGAGTCATTCCTAAAATAATACTTACAAGTATCAACTTATAAAACTTCATTTCTCTTTCTTTATATGCTATAAAATTGGCATCTATAAAAACTTCCTTAATATTTTGATTATTTTCTAAATTCTCTTGTATTTTTTCCAGTTTTGCTGGACTATCAAAATAAATCAATAGTGAATCTGACAAAGGATTTTCTCCTTTTGGAATTGCTATATCTAACTGAAATTGAAGTTTTTTAAAAGCTTCTTCTTTAGACAAATATCTGACTTTTTTTACTCCTTCTATATTCAGAACTTCTATTTCCGTTTTATTTTTTTCTTCTTCATTAAGGTTGCTTCTCAAATCTGCTGTAAAAAAATAACTATTCTCAATTTTTTTAGTAGTAGAAGAAATATTGATCACAAAAGACAAGAAAAAATTTAAGATGACAAAGGAAATAACCAAAAGGATAAATGTTTTTTTCTTTAACTGTATTCTATTTTTAGTATAATTCTTCTCGATTTTTAATAAGTTATTCATACCCACCTCATCATAAAAATTTTTTCGTTATGATTAAAGGCTGACCTAATAAGAACAATAAACTTTTTGGTCAGCCTGCTTTTTCATTTTTACATGTTTTCTTTAACCATTGATACTAATTTAGCTGCTGTAAGTTCATATTTTTCTAGAAGTTCATTTGCTTTTCCACTTTGTCCAAATTTATCATATATACCAAGTTTTTTAACTTTAGTAGGGTATACTTCTGATAAAAATTCAGATACTGCCGAACCAAGTCCTCCTATTACAGAATGTTCTTCCGCTGTAATTATAAATTTAGTTTCTTTAGCTGCTTTCAGTATAGTTTCTCCATCAAGAGGTTTTATAGTTCCTACATTTATAACTCTTACTGATATACCTTCCTGTGCAAGAATATCAGCTGCTTTTATAGCTTCATAAGTCATAAGACCTGTTGCTGCTATTGTCACATCATTCCCTTCTTTCACAGTATTAGCTATTCCTATTTGAAAATCATAAGTTTCTTCATCAAATATTGTTTCTACATCTAATCTTCCCATTCTAATATATACAGGTCCTTCATATTCTGCTGCTGCAAATATCATTTTTTTAGTTTCAACCGCATCAGCTGGAGATAAAACTATCATTCCTGGAATAGATCTCATTAGAGCTATATCTTCTATAGATTCGTGTGAGCCTCCATCTTCCCCTACAGATATTCCAGCATGAGTAGGGGCAATTTTTACATTTAATTTAGGATAAGCTATTGTATTTCTTATTTGTTCAAATGCTCTCCCTGCAGCAAACATTGCAAATGTAGAAGCAAAAGGAATTTTTCCACAAGTTGCAAATCCTGCTGCTGTTCCCATAAGATCAGCTTCTGCTATACCCACATTAAAATGTCTTTCAGGAAATTCTTTTTGGAACATACTAGTTTTTGTAGATTTAGTTAAATCTGCATCCAATACTACGATATCTTTATTTATTTTTCCAAGCTCTACTAAAGCTTCTCCATAAGCTTGTCTTGTAGCTTTTTTACTCATTTATTTTTCCCTCCTGGATTCTTTTAGATTAATTATTTACTGTTAA encodes:
- a CDS encoding cell division protein FtsX; translation: MNNLLKIEKNYTKNRIQLKKKTFILLVISFVILNFFLSFVINISSTTKKIENSYFFTADLRSNLNEEEKNKTEIEVLNIEGVKKVRYLSKEEAFKKLQFQLDIAIPKGENPLSDSLLIYFDSPAKLEKIQENLENNQNIKEVFIDANFIAYKEREMKFYKLILVSIILGMTLPSMAMIYYIFYNAVSIEFLNNMDIIHDERVNAARSKKVNLLPFTAASIIGTLIFFNGYIYIREQMLKISTRYLILSLGEIILIEGLIVLMINILIWINPLKLKRASKEES
- a CDS encoding murein hydrolase activator EnvC family protein; this translates as MKRVVLFFMFFSVLSFSDSVSDMEKKVKNIERQINQKNTRIKTIDVEKQKIAKQIKDIEKDIVSIEKEREKIVEEIKTVSKNIEYGEKNLAISSDEMKRKKLEYKAKLIAWNRYVYDKDEEIITEALLRKNFKNLLNGDLKKMDYIQSVQVDIKKVKKDIENEKLKLSSLRNKLAQNLKNIDRMKKEKNSLIARLNNEKTTHVKTISKLQKEKERIEKQIKQIIVSRSKEDKQVVNKSQAYSKLGKVLKPVEGRIVVNFEQEKEQGVTSNGIEILAQMGRKVIASSGGKVIYSDNFQGLGKVVMIDYGYNMIGVYGNLISTNVKLNQTVGKGAEIGVLGLSTEGKPNLYYELRFNLKPIDPVPMF
- a CDS encoding transketolase family protein, encoding MSKKATRQAYGEALVELGKINKDIVVLDADLTKSTKTSMFQKEFPERHFNVGIAEADLMGTAAGFATCGKIPFASTFAMFAAGRAFEQIRNTIAYPKLNVKIAPTHAGISVGEDGGSHESIEDIALMRSIPGMIVLSPADAVETKKMIFAAAEYEGPVYIRMGRLDVETIFDEETYDFQIGIANTVKEGNDVTIAATGLMTYEAIKAADILAQEGISVRVINVGTIKPLDGETILKAAKETKFIITAEEHSVIGGLGSAVSEFLSEVYPTKVKKLGIYDKFGQSGKANELLEKYELTAAKLVSMVKENM